In Kaistella faecalis, a genomic segment contains:
- a CDS encoding LysM peptidoglycan-binding domain-containing protein: MIRKLFLLSSLIAFSGFYAQKTHTVVKGDNPYNISKKYGISVDELYKLNPNVKEGKISIGEVLVVNKTGGVKSAVAEKTGTSALGKIILQPKQTVYGITKQYNISEADLRKLNPNLDSHMKIGDEVILPLDKINKFGGTQPVAATTTEVKIPAATVEVKNTENTTPDDSYTVQEKDNYYKLTRKFNLTQKELFALNPGLEAKGLQPGEMIKVKGNIATTTTTAEEPKAVPAAQTVSTNTYETTSVSDDYVTYTVQAGDTVFGILNKFSVSLDQLLSLNPNLSQGLKTGMVLKIKKLDAGYVKKSGDALNVVLMLPFGFDTDDSRARTLSLDFLAGAKLAIERNAAKGQKLDVKVIDAGNESSFKNSLTQINSDNTDLIIGPFFKSSVLQVLDYVKSNKIPVVAPFANTEDLLKYDNLILIETNEMVYADRIVKEVKSAYSDQKIFIVADEDRSKANYLKSNIEKEIKNASVVIVNSPLDIQLDKNMMTGQSAPVIAVLANDKDSVGDSFASQMIALSKEVANVRAFSMYYSPVFEKKVDDLSAANLVYLMDRKIDTEGDFEKQILAAYKAKYCKTPSKYAVIGFDVVNDMLSRENKKGEIFKQMNKVQTQLATKFEFEKTRNGAYVNKGYRVVRLVPN; the protein is encoded by the coding sequence ATGATCAGAAAACTTTTCTTACTATCAAGTCTCATCGCCTTTTCTGGGTTTTACGCCCAAAAGACACATACCGTTGTTAAAGGCGATAATCCGTATAATATTTCTAAAAAATACGGGATTTCCGTTGATGAATTATATAAACTGAATCCCAATGTAAAAGAAGGTAAAATCTCCATTGGCGAAGTACTGGTAGTTAATAAAACGGGTGGTGTAAAAAGTGCGGTTGCCGAGAAAACGGGAACTTCAGCATTAGGAAAAATTATTCTGCAGCCCAAACAGACTGTTTATGGGATTACCAAGCAATATAATATATCGGAAGCCGACTTGAGGAAACTGAATCCAAATCTGGATTCTCACATGAAAATAGGCGACGAAGTTATATTGCCGTTAGATAAAATAAATAAATTTGGTGGTACCCAACCTGTTGCTGCAACAACAACAGAAGTGAAAATCCCAGCCGCTACTGTAGAAGTGAAAAACACGGAAAACACTACTCCAGATGATTCTTATACCGTTCAGGAAAAAGACAATTACTATAAGCTGACCCGTAAATTTAATCTTACCCAAAAGGAACTTTTCGCTCTGAATCCAGGTTTGGAAGCAAAAGGACTTCAGCCGGGTGAAATGATTAAAGTGAAGGGGAATATTGCGACAACTACTACAACTGCTGAAGAACCAAAAGCGGTTCCGGCAGCTCAAACAGTTTCTACCAACACTTATGAGACCACGTCGGTAAGTGATGATTATGTAACTTATACCGTTCAGGCGGGCGATACGGTTTTCGGGATTTTAAATAAATTCAGCGTAAGTTTAGATCAACTCCTGAGCCTGAATCCGAACCTTTCACAAGGTCTGAAAACCGGAATGGTTCTCAAAATTAAAAAACTTGACGCCGGTTATGTGAAAAAATCCGGTGATGCACTGAATGTAGTTCTGATGTTGCCTTTCGGCTTTGATACCGATGATTCAAGAGCCAGAACACTTTCTCTTGATTTTCTTGCGGGCGCGAAATTAGCCATCGAAAGAAATGCCGCCAAAGGTCAAAAACTGGATGTAAAAGTAATCGATGCGGGAAATGAAAGCAGTTTCAAGAATTCTTTAACCCAGATCAATTCCGACAATACCGATTTAATAATCGGGCCGTTTTTCAAATCAAGTGTTCTTCAGGTTCTGGATTATGTGAAATCGAACAAAATTCCTGTAGTAGCACCATTTGCCAATACTGAAGATCTTTTGAAGTACGATAATCTGATTCTTATTGAAACCAACGAAATGGTTTATGCAGACAGAATTGTGAAGGAAGTGAAAAGTGCCTACTCGGATCAGAAAATATTTATCGTAGCCGATGAAGACCGATCCAAAGCCAATTATCTGAAATCAAATATTGAAAAGGAGATCAAAAATGCTTCGGTCGTGATTGTAAACTCTCCGCTCGATATTCAACTCGATAAAAATATGATGACGGGCCAGTCAGCACCTGTTATAGCCGTTTTGGCAAACGATAAAGACTCTGTTGGCGATTCATTTGCGAGCCAGATGATTGCGCTTTCTAAGGAAGTTGCTAATGTGCGGGCTTTCAGTATGTATTATTCGCCGGTATTCGAAAAGAAAGTTGATGATCTCAGCGCTGCGAATCTTGTTTATTTAATGGACAGAAAGATTGATACTGAAGGTGATTTTGAAAAACAAATTCTGGCAGCCTATAAAGCTAAATATTGCAAAACTCCGTCTAAATATGCGGTGATCGGCTTCGATGTTGTAAACGATATGCTGAGCCGCGAAAACAAAAAAGGAGAAATCTTCAAACAGATGAATAAAGTGCAGACTCAACTTGCCACTAAATT
- the bshC gene encoding bacillithiol biosynthesis cysteine-adding enzyme BshC, with protein MAKKHSSISFLDIESIPLLIKDFLTQKIEGFENLLFNDGNIDNQFSVKAREFTSEKRTLLFDVLKDQYSGIQLAEKQKENLNSLLLENTFTVTTGHQLNLFTGPAFFIYKILQTIKLANSLNEKFPNRNTVPIFWMATEDHDFEEINHFKTESNYYETKAKSGGPVGRILVEDDFFISEFEREFKDAVYGTELVLLMKKAYKKGNSLAQATRILVQELFADYGLLVIDGDDRKLKNQMKEVFKNEMLHQELYHSTKNTVEVLAETYGKVQVNPREINLFYLSETRNRIEFDGRKYIVVDTDISFSETELLEELENYPENFSPNALIRPVYQETVLPNLAYIGGNAEIMYWLELQDYYTKIGLVFPVLIPRVSLLFVTEKTLNKTEKSGLKMNDFFKNFATVTKDILLENNEILQLLDQQEHELKKGFDDISAQAAQTDKSFGSLVNAEKTRQLKSFERMRKRLLRAEKIKQNEKLERLEKMFLTVHPGKNWQERVYNFSVFYADYGHEWLQSCYEEIEVRKSELIILSI; from the coding sequence ATGGCCAAAAAGCACAGCAGCATATCTTTTCTGGATATTGAGAGCATCCCGTTGCTTATCAAGGATTTCCTGACACAGAAAATTGAAGGTTTCGAAAATCTGCTTTTTAATGACGGGAATATTGACAATCAGTTCAGCGTAAAAGCCAGGGAATTTACTTCCGAAAAAAGGACTTTGCTTTTCGATGTTTTAAAAGATCAGTATTCGGGAATTCAGCTGGCTGAAAAACAGAAGGAAAATTTAAATTCACTCCTTCTCGAAAACACTTTCACTGTGACAACAGGTCATCAGCTCAACCTTTTCACAGGGCCTGCTTTTTTCATTTATAAAATTCTGCAGACGATAAAACTGGCCAATTCGCTGAATGAGAAATTTCCAAACCGCAATACAGTTCCCATTTTTTGGATGGCGACTGAAGATCACGATTTCGAGGAGATTAATCATTTTAAAACAGAATCGAATTACTACGAAACCAAAGCGAAATCTGGTGGGCCGGTAGGCAGAATTTTGGTGGAAGATGATTTTTTCATTTCTGAATTTGAGCGTGAATTTAAAGATGCTGTTTATGGCACAGAGCTCGTTCTTCTGATGAAGAAGGCTTATAAAAAAGGAAATTCTCTTGCCCAGGCTACGCGTATTTTGGTTCAGGAACTTTTCGCAGATTACGGTTTGCTGGTGATTGATGGTGATGACCGGAAGCTGAAAAACCAGATGAAAGAAGTTTTCAAAAATGAAATGCTTCATCAGGAACTTTATCATTCTACCAAAAATACGGTGGAAGTTTTAGCTGAAACCTACGGAAAAGTGCAGGTAAATCCGCGTGAAATCAATTTGTTTTATCTCAGCGAAACAAGAAACCGAATCGAATTTGACGGTAGAAAGTACATCGTTGTTGATACTGATATTTCTTTTAGTGAAACAGAACTTCTGGAAGAGCTTGAAAACTATCCGGAAAATTTCAGTCCGAACGCTTTAATAAGGCCAGTTTATCAGGAAACCGTTTTGCCGAATCTGGCTTATATCGGTGGGAATGCCGAAATCATGTACTGGCTGGAACTGCAGGATTATTATACCAAAATCGGACTCGTATTTCCTGTTCTGATTCCCCGTGTTTCCCTCCTTTTTGTCACTGAAAAAACCTTGAACAAGACAGAGAAATCAGGACTGAAAATGAATGATTTCTTTAAAAACTTTGCAACCGTAACCAAAGATATTTTGCTTGAGAATAATGAGATTCTTCAGCTGTTAGATCAGCAAGAGCATGAATTAAAGAAGGGTTTCGATGATATTTCTGCCCAAGCGGCTCAAACCGATAAAAGCTTCGGAAGCCTCGTGAATGCAGAGAAAACAAGGCAGTTAAAATCATTTGAAAGGATGAGAAAACGTCTTTTGCGCGCAGAAAAAATTAAGCAGAACGAAAAGCTTGAGAGGCTGGAGAAAATGTTTTTAACTGTTCATCCCGGCAAAAACTGGCAGGAACGCGTGTATAACTTCTCTGTTTTTTATGCAGACTACGGTCACGAATGGCTTCAAAGTTGTTATGAGGAGATAGAGGTCCGGAAATCCGAATTAATTATTCTCAGCATTTAA
- a CDS encoding putative porin, whose amino-acid sequence MKYLLLCILFFSYGFNAQVINKTDSNRVKPQDTLVIDSGQKDSLQIFKPSIYDYQYHTQFSEKKIFDTVFTHDKTFIFSQYNNRDNFGRIQFANIGAGFQPLVFEVNTEKNLSLLPTNKSFNILGINDVKYYDVKTPTAAFIYHNSVSSGAELQSTYTQNIGKNFNFAVEYLGLRSLGMYQNSLASNNNVVFSGHYTSKNNKYEAFAHFLHQNVNNQENGGIADTELFLSGNSNFDNRLNIPVNLTSSDTRFGYRRYYFSQQFRPFASEKFPFKIRHTIFHQGNKYYYNQQSPEPYYFDEAAGLIDYPLSSKKYSKNLSNTVSVLFDKENFKLDAGVRHQLIKLGIGTALPASLNIPQELSENRIGAVGNLQIRLWDKIALNSNLEFSNGSEFGTFLRSQNLMKFEPIEGYFVNAKVNFQSASPTFNLLMNPSVYRQFNYYLENPNNETVTEIGGDVNLRWFQSKVFANYFRIDNYTYLDSAAQPQQSVSGLNISQIGGEATFSYGDFHLNPKVLFQSAIGNKDLLPMPNFIGRANLFWQAKAFKKAAEIQAGIKVYYFTKFASREYFPVLNEFILPGANYQMIGGQPIADVYFNMKVKRMFFFIEAQHLNTTFMQNRSFTAPNYPIYDFRLNLGIVWYLFS is encoded by the coding sequence ATGAAATATCTTCTTCTCTGTATTCTGTTCTTCAGCTACGGTTTTAATGCGCAGGTGATCAATAAAACCGATTCCAACAGAGTGAAGCCGCAGGATACCCTCGTTATCGATTCCGGGCAGAAAGATTCACTTCAGATCTTTAAACCTAGCATTTACGATTATCAGTACCATACGCAGTTTTCCGAGAAGAAAATTTTCGATACCGTTTTTACCCACGACAAAACTTTTATTTTTTCGCAGTACAATAACCGCGATAATTTCGGGAGAATTCAGTTCGCGAATATAGGAGCGGGATTTCAGCCTTTGGTTTTTGAAGTGAATACAGAAAAGAATCTTTCGCTTCTGCCGACCAATAAATCATTCAATATTTTGGGCATCAACGATGTGAAATATTATGATGTAAAAACGCCGACTGCTGCTTTTATTTACCACAATTCAGTGAGCAGCGGGGCAGAACTTCAGTCAACTTACACTCAAAATATTGGTAAGAATTTTAATTTCGCAGTAGAGTATCTCGGATTGCGTTCCCTTGGGATGTACCAGAATTCACTGGCATCCAATAATAATGTTGTTTTCTCAGGGCATTATACATCGAAGAACAATAAATATGAAGCGTTCGCACACTTCCTTCATCAGAATGTCAACAATCAGGAGAATGGTGGAATCGCTGATACAGAACTCTTTTTAAGCGGCAACAGCAATTTCGACAACCGCCTGAATATTCCTGTGAATCTCACCTCTTCAGATACCCGTTTTGGTTACCGACGGTATTATTTCAGTCAGCAGTTCCGGCCGTTTGCCTCGGAAAAGTTTCCGTTCAAGATCCGCCATACTATTTTCCATCAGGGCAACAAATATTATTATAACCAACAGTCTCCGGAACCGTATTATTTTGACGAAGCTGCGGGTTTAATCGATTATCCGCTTTCTTCAAAAAAATATTCAAAGAATCTGAGCAACACGGTAAGTGTGCTTTTCGATAAAGAAAACTTCAAGCTCGATGCGGGCGTACGTCACCAACTTATCAAGTTGGGAATTGGAACGGCCTTACCGGCATCTTTAAATATTCCGCAGGAACTTTCAGAAAACAGAATCGGCGCTGTAGGAAATCTGCAGATCAGACTTTGGGATAAAATTGCATTGAATTCTAATCTTGAATTTTCCAACGGAAGTGAGTTCGGAACATTTCTCCGCTCCCAGAATTTAATGAAATTCGAACCTATTGAAGGTTATTTCGTGAATGCAAAGGTTAATTTTCAAAGTGCGTCACCCACTTTCAATCTGCTGATGAACCCTTCAGTTTACCGCCAATTCAACTATTATCTGGAAAACCCGAACAACGAAACAGTTACAGAAATCGGGGGTGATGTGAACCTGAGATGGTTTCAGAGTAAAGTTTTTGCGAATTACTTCAGAATTGATAATTATACTTATCTGGATTCTGCTGCACAACCTCAGCAAAGCGTTTCAGGACTCAATATTTCACAGATCGGTGGCGAGGCTACTTTTTCTTACGGTGATTTCCATCTCAACCCTAAAGTGTTGTTCCAAAGCGCAATCGGTAACAAAGATCTGTTGCCCATGCCGAATTTTATAGGACGTGCCAATCTTTTCTGGCAGGCAAAAGCATTTAAAAAAGCCGCCGAAATTCAGGCCGGGATCAAAGTCTATTATTTTACAAAATTTGCCTCCCGCGAGTATTTTCCGGTCCTGAATGAATTTATTCTTCCGGGTGCAAATTACCAAATGATCGGCGGGCAGCCGATTGCTGACGTATATTTCAATATGAAAGTGAAGCGCATGTTTTTCTTTATTGAAGCGCAGCACCTCAACACTACGTTTATGCAGAACAGGTCGTTTACCGCGCCCAATTATCCGATTTATGATTTCCGTCTGAACCTAGGAATCGTGTGGTATCTTTTCAGTTAA
- a CDS encoding RagB/SusD family nutrient uptake outer membrane protein — translation MKKFLIIVSSLLVISASNSCSNRELELFPPSQDDIQDIDSEDKLQKFVNAGYLTMGSVSGFGTDAMALGDVLSDNLYVTSAKAYTLTANMTYGPLNNDTGGLYRTMYDAIMNCNMVINNTKVPNSPNVIRMKAEARILRAFAYFTLVNYFSPAPTSGINQEYGVPIVLGNYDSSIQPARATVAEVYTQIIADLNAGLADADESPSSKVFLSKTAAKLILTRVYLTRRAAGDAQLALQYATEIVNNGGSEFAPVAKADYVNYWAGISDDFSENHPETIWELDMNSSSNLVTGVGANLAMPTLYNRVSGDRRALLFTKSFFDSFPHTDLPPLANGTPQSTSPDVRRGDTKTSAPALPAGLLSTLTLPATDNPAGAWTNKYPRLTSTGNFMRNIKIFRFAEAQLNRIEALHLTGQSATALNELNAFALSRGGYTYTGANLLNDILTEKAKEFYGEGQRFLDLKRHNLPLIKNSNCTTNCNVPANDKLFVMPLSQTSINFNVNLKQYPGY, via the coding sequence ATGAAAAAGTTTTTAATAATAGTTTCGTCTCTATTGGTAATCTCAGCCAGTAACTCGTGTAGTAACAGGGAGTTGGAGCTGTTCCCGCCAAGCCAGGACGATATTCAGGATATAGATTCGGAGGATAAACTTCAGAAATTTGTAAATGCAGGCTATCTTACAATGGGTTCTGTTAGTGGGTTCGGAACAGATGCAATGGCTCTGGGAGATGTGCTTTCAGATAATTTATATGTAACAAGTGCCAAAGCATACACACTGACAGCGAACATGACTTACGGCCCGCTGAATAACGATACAGGAGGGCTTTACCGTACAATGTACGATGCGATCATGAACTGTAATATGGTGATCAACAACACCAAGGTTCCCAACTCCCCTAACGTAATCCGAATGAAGGCAGAAGCTAGAATTTTGCGGGCATTTGCATATTTTACTTTGGTGAATTATTTCTCGCCGGCACCTACCTCTGGCATCAATCAGGAATATGGTGTTCCTATTGTATTAGGGAATTACGATTCTTCAATACAACCGGCAAGAGCTACTGTGGCAGAGGTGTATACACAGATTATTGCGGATTTAAATGCAGGTTTGGCAGATGCTGATGAATCTCCTTCGTCTAAGGTATTCCTTAGCAAGACGGCAGCTAAACTGATCTTAACAAGAGTTTATCTTACCCGCAGAGCTGCAGGAGATGCTCAATTAGCCTTGCAGTATGCTACAGAAATCGTTAATAACGGCGGATCAGAGTTTGCACCAGTTGCTAAAGCCGATTATGTGAACTATTGGGCTGGAATTTCCGATGATTTTTCCGAAAATCATCCAGAGACCATCTGGGAACTGGATATGAACTCCAGTTCGAACTTAGTAACCGGTGTGGGTGCCAACCTTGCAATGCCAACACTTTATAACAGAGTAAGTGGGGACAGGCGTGCACTTCTTTTTACCAAGAGTTTCTTCGACAGTTTTCCGCATACTGATTTACCACCTCTGGCAAATGGAACTCCGCAAAGTACATCCCCGGATGTAAGAAGAGGAGATACCAAAACCAGTGCACCCGCTTTGCCCGCAGGACTTTTATCTACACTTACACTGCCGGCAACAGATAATCCTGCTGGAGCATGGACAAATAAGTATCCGAGGTTGACAAGCACTGGTAACTTCATGAGAAATATTAAAATATTCAGATTTGCTGAAGCGCAACTTAACAGAATTGAAGCGCTTCATCTTACAGGCCAGTCTGCTACAGCCCTTAACGAGCTTAACGCTTTCGCGCTGTCCAGAGGTGGCTATACCTATACAGGCGCTAATTTGTTGAATGATATTTTAACAGAAAAGGCTAAAGAATTTTATGGTGAAGGTCAAAGATTCCTTGATCTTAAGAGACATAATCTGCCTCTGATCAAGAACTCAAACTGTACTACGAACTGTAATGTTCCGGCAAATGATAAATTGTTTGTGATGCCATTGAGCCAAACATCGATTAACTTTAATGTGAACCTTAAGCAATATCCAGGATATTAA